A genomic window from Salvia miltiorrhiza cultivar Shanhuang (shh) chromosome 5, IMPLAD_Smil_shh, whole genome shotgun sequence includes:
- the LOC131025908 gene encoding uncharacterized mitochondrial protein AtMg00820-like, giving the protein MLTRAKHGIFKPKSFAAQVFYVNVNSELNTTNLIVYEALTTDVSEKQSLPSLPLSTEEALQYPGWLEAMNKEITALGIKGTWILLPPDPSYKVISNKWVFRIKTLADGTLDQLKAHLVARGF; this is encoded by the coding sequence ATGCTAACACGTGCCAAACATGGGATTTTTAAACCTAAAAGCTTTGCTGCTCAGGTTTTTTATGTCAATGTGAATAGTGAGCTTAACACCACTAATCTTATTGTCTATGAAGCTCTCACTACTGATGTTTCAGAAAAGCAATCTCTTCCTTCACTACCTTTGTCCACTGAAGAAGCCTTGCAATATCCCGGTTGGTTAGAGGCTATGAACAAAGAGATTACTGCTCTTGGCATCAAAGGCACCTGGATTTTACTTCCACCTGATCCCAGCTATAAAGTAATAAGTAACAAATGGGTGTTTCGCATAAAAACGTTGGCTGATGGTACGCTTGATCAGCTTAAAGCTCATCTTGTTGCCCGTGGTTTTTAA